CGAAATTTTCGGCATTTCCGACTATGTCGCCATGTTGAAGGGCGGACGCATTGCACTGATGGCGGAACCCCTGGAATTCCAGCGGACGGAAGATCCGGACATTCGGGAATTCATCTCGGTCGGAGGGACCGTCTCGTTGGGCGCGGTCGCTCCGGGCGGATAAGAGGGAGTACGGCATGGAGAAAAGCAGGCTGGAATTGACCGTCGGGGTGTTCGTGTTGATCGGGATCGTCTGTTTAGGCTATCTCTCGATCAAGCTCGGCAAGCTGGAATTGGTCGGTGGCGATCTGTACGAGGTGGACGCGCCGTTTAACTCGGCGTCCGGTCTCAAGCCCGGCGCGGCCGTGGAAATCGCCGGCGTCGAGGTGGGGCGGGTCAAATCGATCGTGCTGAAGGACGATCAGGCCGTTGTCCGGTTGGCGGTGCACAACAACGTCAAGCTCTACACCGACACCTTCGCGTCGATTAAGACCAGGGGCATCATCGGGGAGAAGTTCGTGTCGTTGTCGC
This sequence is a window from Candidatus Nitrospira inopinata. Protein-coding genes within it:
- the mlaD gene encoding outer membrane lipid asymmetry maintenance protein MlaD; this encodes MEKSRLELTVGVFVLIGIVCLGYLSIKLGKLELVGGDLYEVDAPFNSASGLKPGAAVEIAGVEVGRVKSIVLKDDQAVVRLAVHNNVKLYTDTFASIKTRGIIGEKFVSLSPGGGGEPLQAGGIIRDTESGLDLEELVSQYVHGKVK